From a region of the Deltaproteobacteria bacterium genome:
- a CDS encoding SDR family oxidoreductase, producing MKRTPAELFDLTGRVALVAGGSRGLGREMVLAFARAGADVIIASRKLESCEKLAREVEAETGRRALAHACHVGYWRDVDRLVEAAYGTFGKVDVLVNNAGMSPLYDHVVNVTEELYDKVLAVNLKGPFRLTALVGTRMAAGAGGSIINVSSVGSIRPYGDIVPYAAAKAGLNAMTVAFAHAFGPKVRVNCIMPGTFLTDITRGWNLEEFAAKHAVRFALRRAGEPSEIVGAALYLASDAASYTTGSILKVDGGVP from the coding sequence ATGAAGAGGACCCCGGCCGAGCTCTTCGACCTCACGGGCCGCGTCGCCCTGGTGGCCGGCGGCAGCCGCGGCCTCGGGCGCGAGATGGTGCTCGCCTTCGCCCGCGCCGGCGCCGACGTCATCATCGCGAGCCGCAAGCTCGAGAGCTGCGAGAAGCTGGCGCGTGAGGTCGAGGCGGAGACGGGCCGCCGCGCCCTCGCGCACGCCTGCCACGTCGGCTACTGGCGGGACGTCGACCGCCTCGTCGAAGCCGCCTATGGGACCTTCGGGAAGGTCGACGTCCTCGTGAACAACGCCGGCATGTCACCGCTCTACGATCACGTGGTGAACGTCACCGAGGAGCTCTACGACAAGGTCCTCGCCGTCAACCTGAAGGGCCCGTTCCGGCTGACCGCGCTCGTCGGTACGCGCATGGCGGCGGGCGCCGGCGGTTCGATCATCAATGTGAGCAGCGTCGGATCGATCCGACCCTACGGCGACATCGTGCCCTACGCCGCCGCGAAGGCGGGTCTGAACGCCATGACCGTCGCGTTCGCCCATGCGTTCGGCCCGAAGGTGCGCGTCAACTGCATCATGCCGGGGACGTTCCTCACCGACATCACGCGCGGGTGGAACCTGGAGGAGTTCGCCGCCAAGCACGCCGTGCGCTTCGCGCTCCGCCGGGCGGGCGAGCCCTCCGAGATCGTCGGCGCGGCGCTCTACCTCGCGAGCGATGCGGCGAGCTATACCACGGGATCGATCCTCAAGGTGGACGGCGGCGTGCCCTGA
- a CDS encoding type II toxin-antitoxin system VapC family toxin — MRYWDASALVALCVAETNTSAVRPLARAGIVTWAVSAVEIASAIERRTREGNLTDAERAAARAALGELAAAWTEIAALGPVRERAMRLVATHVLRVADAMQLGAALVAVSDRPVGHDFVCADVRLGNAAAREGFRLLPEA, encoded by the coding sequence GTGCGCTACTGGGACGCATCGGCCCTGGTGGCGCTCTGTGTCGCCGAGACGAACACGTCAGCGGTACGTCCACTCGCCCGCGCCGGAATCGTCACGTGGGCCGTCTCGGCCGTCGAGATCGCTTCGGCGATCGAGCGGCGGACGCGCGAGGGCAACTTGACCGATGCCGAGCGCGCCGCCGCCCGCGCCGCGCTCGGAGAGCTCGCCGCCGCCTGGACGGAGATAGCCGCGCTCGGACCCGTGCGGGAGCGAGCGATGCGCCTGGTCGCTACCCACGTGCTTCGGGTCGCCGACGCGATGCAGCTCGGCGCGGCTCTCGTCGCGGTGTCCGACCGGCCGGTTGGACACGACTTCGTCTGTGCCGACGTGCGGCTCGGAAACGCTGCGGCCCGCGAGGGGTTCCGGTTGCTGCCCGAGGCGTGA
- a CDS encoding type II toxin-antitoxin system prevent-host-death family antitoxin: MKTAAVTDLKNRLSHYLRLVARGESVTVLDRGRPVARLIRVDADDAEIESLVASGLARPPVAPLPKDFLTRRLSRPKASVQRALLDDREDRF, translated from the coding sequence ATGAAGACGGCCGCAGTCACGGATCTGAAGAACCGCCTCAGCCATTACTTGCGTCTCGTGGCCCGAGGGGAGAGCGTGACGGTCCTCGACCGGGGCCGGCCGGTTGCCCGCCTGATCCGCGTGGATGCCGACGACGCCGAGATCGAGTCACTCGTGGCGTCGGGTCTCGCGCGTCCGCCGGTCGCACCGCTACCGAAGGATTTCCTGACGCGGCGGCTGTCGCGGCCGAAGGCATCCGTGCAACGCGCGCTCCTCGACGATCGCGAAGACCGGTTCTGA